From the genome of Planctomycetaceae bacterium, one region includes:
- the argH gene encoding argininosuccinate lyase produces MAKAWGGRFQQDTDPKVEAFTESISFDSRLYEVDIRGSKAHAAMLTAVGLISDDECDRICTTLDAIRDEIESGSFPFSAALEDIHMHIESALIARIGDVGRKLHTGRSRNDQVSTDLKLYVRDAIDLIDRLLNEVQTAFVDRCDRDADVILPGYTHMQRAQPVQAAHYWLAYCEKFQRDRDRLADCRRRVSVSPLGAAALAGSSLPIDRQMTAKALGFDGVAANSLDISSDRDYLAEFVFCLSLIAAHMSTWCEEWIIWFTTEFGFLRLPDAYTTGSSIMPQKRNPDVLELIRGKTARVMAAVPQTLILLKSLPMAYNRDLQEDKLAMFDAFDTVKACLELMPAVVSGAELRRDVIESRLEDGFLDATALMEYLIKQGVPMRTGHETVGRLVSKCETAGCRLADLSLTELQSACDRITQDVYQVLGTRNAMNALVSFGSGGTQPVLDRVAEWKRRLR; encoded by the coding sequence GGTTTCAGCAGGACACCGATCCGAAAGTTGAAGCGTTCACGGAATCGATCAGCTTCGACAGCCGGCTGTACGAAGTGGACATCCGCGGCTCGAAGGCTCACGCCGCGATGCTGACCGCCGTCGGGCTGATTTCTGACGACGAATGCGACCGGATCTGCACGACGCTGGATGCCATTCGCGACGAAATCGAGTCGGGCAGTTTTCCTTTTTCCGCGGCGCTGGAAGACATCCACATGCACATTGAAAGCGCGCTGATCGCGCGCATCGGTGACGTGGGGCGCAAGCTGCATACGGGACGAAGCCGCAACGATCAGGTTTCCACCGATTTGAAACTGTACGTCCGCGACGCGATCGATCTGATCGACCGACTGCTGAACGAAGTCCAGACCGCCTTCGTCGACCGCTGCGACCGCGATGCGGATGTGATTCTGCCCGGTTACACGCACATGCAGCGAGCTCAGCCGGTCCAGGCGGCTCACTACTGGCTGGCCTATTGTGAGAAGTTTCAGCGGGATCGGGACCGGCTGGCGGACTGCCGTCGGCGAGTCAGCGTGTCGCCTCTGGGAGCCGCCGCGCTGGCAGGATCGTCGCTGCCCATTGATCGACAGATGACCGCGAAGGCGTTGGGATTTGACGGCGTCGCCGCCAACAGTCTCGACATCAGCAGCGACCGTGACTATCTGGCCGAATTCGTGTTCTGCCTGTCACTGATCGCCGCGCACATGAGTACCTGGTGCGAAGAATGGATCATCTGGTTCACCACGGAATTCGGATTTCTGCGACTGCCCGATGCCTACACCACCGGTTCGTCGATCATGCCGCAAAAGCGAAACCCGGATGTTCTGGAATTGATTCGCGGCAAGACCGCTCGCGTGATGGCCGCCGTGCCGCAGACTCTGATTCTGCTGAAGAGCCTGCCGATGGCCTACAACCGCGATCTGCAGGAAGACAAGCTGGCGATGTTCGACGCGTTCGACACCGTGAAAGCCTGTCTGGAACTGATGCCGGCCGTTGTCAGCGGCGCCGAACTGCGGCGGGATGTGATTGAATCCCGGCTGGAAGACGGCTTCCTGGACGCGACCGCTCTGATGGAATACCTCATCAAACAGGGCGTCCCGATGAGAACCGGGCATGAAACCGTCGGCAGGCTGGTTTCGAAGTGCGAGACAGCCGGTTGCCGACTGGCGGATCTGTCGCTGACGGAACTGCAGTCCGCCTGTGATCGCATCACTCAGGATGTGTACCAGGTGCTGGGAACTCGCAACGCGATGAACGCTCTGGTGAGTTTCGGTTCCGGCGGAACTCAGCCGGTCCTGGATCGCGTGGCGGAATGGAAGCGGCGCTTGCGGTGA